In Anopheles arabiensis isolate DONGOLA chromosome 2, AaraD3, whole genome shotgun sequence, the genomic window CAAGGAAAACGCCCAAGCGCTCAAGAAGGAAATCGAGGCACGGTTCATACTCGGCAACGAACACTTCTCGGAACCGATTCAGAAGCTGCGCCTGGCCAGACGCATCGTCCCGGCCGCTGACGAGTCGCCGCCTGAGGAGCTCCTCGATCTGGAGACGGCCGACAAGGCGACGGACAGTGAGGTGGTCGAGCTGCGGCTCGGCGTCGAGCtggtgcagcagctgcacgcCATCTTCCGGGACAAGCACTGTCCCAAGTCGCTCGAGCTGGACGACCTGCAGTCCGACCGGACGCGCGTGTTCATGGCAacagagacggcggagcaacTGTACCTGCTGTTCCTCGATTCGGTCTACAGTTACACCGAGGAAGAGCGGCAGCGCAGCCTGCGGGAGGACGCCCGCATGGCGCAGCTGATGCAGACGGAGGAAAAGTATCCCGCCCTGTTCAAACCGCCCGACCCGTCCGGCGAGCCGAACATGAAGGACATCATCGAGATGGAGGAAGCGCTGGCCGCCTACCAGAAGGAAACGAACGCCACCTGGCAGAAGGCGGACGGACCGCCCGACCTGGCCCAGCAGATGTCGCAGCAGAAGCTGAAGGAAATGTTCCCGCACCTGAACGGTGACGATCTGGTGGAGATTCTCGCTGCGCACAACAATCGCTTCGACGAGACGGTGCAGGTGCTGAACGCCTCCATCCCGGACACCGTGCGCCAGCAGATGCTGGAAAAGGAGGAGCTGCTGAAGAAGCGGGCAGAGCACGAGAAGCAAAAGCTGCTCGATCTGTTCAGCTCACCCACCTTCGCCACCCCGTCCCCGACCGGGTCGAGCCTGTCCGGCGAGGAGGCGATCAATTTCCACCTCATCAAGGCGGAAGAGTGTCGCAATCTGGCCCAGCATCATCTCGACCTGAAGAACGAATGCCACGCAAAGGCCCGGCAGGCGATTCAGCGCAATGTGCCGGGTTTGGCCGACTATTACTCGCAGATTGCGCGCCTGCACCGCACCAAGATCGACATGTACAACAGCCGGGCGTCCAACTGCATCATGGAGGTGCACAAGCTGAAGCTGAACAATGACGAGGTGCTCGATCTGCACTATCTCCACTCGCAGGAGGCGTTGCGCTGCTTGGAGCTGTTCCTTGCCGAGCATGCCTCGAATCTGCTCAACTCGCAGCAACGCTTCAAGACGCTGTACATCATCACGGGGCGCGGATTGCATTCCGCCGACGGCAAACCGATCATCAAGCAGCGTGTTAAAGCCATGCTGAGAGTTAAGAACATAAGGTAGGTGCCGCAGCAGTTCGATTTGGGGTTGGTGTGGAGACTCAAGTTTTGTTTCTATAATCCACACAGATACACCGAACTGAACCCGGGTTTCCTCAAGATTAAACTCTTCAATCGTGATGACCTGGAACAGCTTATGATGACGGCCTAAAAGGAGGCagaaaggggggagggagttTCACGTACAAGAAAGTGTACTTAAGCGCACAAGCGTCTCAAGCCACCGCAATAGGGAGGAAAGTCGTCGGAAATTACGCTGTTTCAAGCTACACGCCCAATCGTGTGTGTAGAAGGATGGACGGGAAGGGATAATCACGTTGCAACCCGAATGTACCTGATTTGCAGTCACGAGTCATCCGAGAGTCATTTAGCGAATAAAGTGAGTGCGCTCTTGCACAATGAGACGGATTTACGCCACGGAtgtaaatggatttttttttctagaagCCGTGTAAACGATCCATGAAACCATGACACACTTCTCCTGGTGCATGAATCAAAGCAAATGTATCAAAACATACATAATATTACAAAACTACCTCACTTTCCTAGTGGTGAATCCGTATCGTCGCGCGGGAGAGCTTACTTTTCCCGGCGGTACAGCGGCTCATTGCACCACAATTTATGCTCTATGCTTTTCGGATTCATATTCCAGAAGCGTTCGCGTTGCTTGTTAATTTTCGTCTGCTCCTCCGGCGAAAGAAAGTGGAACGTGTTGTTCGTTTTGAAGCTTTGCACACTCGTGACCGACGAATCCGGCATTAGATGCTGCAAACAGGAAACGATTGATTAATGTGCTGTCCCCGTCGTTATCGTACCGGGGTGTTGCATTGCCTTACCTTCGTATTGTTCCTGAGCTGTCCCGCGCACGATTTCATCTCATGTACGTTCACTTCGTTGTACAGGCTTTGGTGACTTAGAGAGAATTTGGACAATTTTTTGTGCCTTCTGAAAatgagaagagaaaaaggtaTAAACCACTTGGAAAGCTTTGTCATCgaccccccaccccccccctttGAACCATACATAAGCTCCTCGAAATAGGTATGGTTTGCGACATTTTTCGACGATAACCGCTGATCGGGACAGTATGCGAGCATCTTCTTCATCAAATCCATCCCGAACACGTTCATGAGCGGCAGATGCCACCGTAGTTCGGTGGCTTGACGCTTGGCAAACTTTAAGTTCTTTACATTCCACGGCCTGAACCGCTCCAGCACAGTGGGCGACGGGGAACCGAGCAGCTCGTGTATGCAGTCCAGCATCTCGATCTCGTTTTCGCCCTGAAACAGTGGCTTCAGCGTCAGCATTTCATAGAAACAGCACCCGACCGCCCAAACGTCCATCTTGGGACCGTAGTAACCCATGGAGAGCATACATTCCGGGGCCCGATACCACCGGGTAGCGATGTAGATGGCGTACGGCGGACGTTGGGCGATCGTGGCCGCCGTTCCAAAGTCTGCCAGCTGGAGGGTTTCtctctaaaaacaaacaaaaaataaataagtttCCATTACCACTTGAGATCCAGGCGCACCCTGCTCCGCCGTCCCACCTTGCCAATGATTCCGGAGGAAAATTTAACTAAAATGTTTTCCGGCTTCACGTCCCGATGGAATATGCCGTTTTGGTGCAGATGCTCCAGCCCCAGCACGATCTGGTACAGCATTTTTCGGACTCGGTTTTCCGAAAACGGTCGCACTCGTTTCTGCATGTACTCGTACAGGTTGATGTCCATCAGGTGCATGATTAAAGTTAGGcttttgttttcactaaaaatatataaatattaaagAACAGAGTTGGTCCATCATTGCACGACACAACCGTCAGCAGTTTGAAACTTACAACACGTGATCACACAGCTGCATAACGTTCGGATGGCTGGGCACCGACTTCATGAGCTGTATCTCAGCGTACGCTACATCGCACATCAAATCACTGCAACTATCGATCAGATGTTTGGCGGCATAGGATTTGCCCGACTTCCGACAGCGCACGAGAAACACTTCCGAATAGGCTCCGCTTCCGATTTGGTGAATGATGTCGTATCCTGTTGGCAGGAGTGAGAAAGAACAGAAGATAAATATATGAATTAATAATCAATGCATTACCAAATATTGCTTACCTGTTATTTTAAAGGCACTCATTTTTCCtgtctttccgttttttttaccAGTGAACGACTGTTAGCtttcgaaaaaataacaataatcaaATAAACCAACCATGCGGACAATCGAGatacacacaccaaaccgAGCAAATCCCAGCCGAACCGATGAAAACTCAACGACTCCTTTGTACATGTGTACTTGGATTAGAAATTTATTGAATTCCTGCGCTCCTTGATTGGTTACTACAGTTCCTATCATACATTTCGTGAGCAAAGTCGCGAAAAAGGCACAACGTTCCCCTGTGCTTACTTATAAAGTATTTTCCCAACGATTGGAAAAAACCTGACCCACATGGTGGTATCTTCTCCGTTACCCTCCCTACTCGCTTCTGCGGTGGTTCTTACGAAATAACAACAACCTCTTCCCTCTCGGCAACAGCTTCTCTATTGCAAACGTTGGCGACATTTCAAAACGTAAAATAGTATTCCCCTATCTAAAATGCATAACATATCTGCGCTTATCCTATTCCTAGGGCCATGCATGCTTTTCACAGCTTCTCCACCTTCTCGAACAGCAGCGCCCGGTTCCGTATGGACCGGCGGAACAGATTCCCCTTCGACTGGAACTCTTTCTTTGGTGGTGTTTCCAGGAACACGCCCTCGAAGATGGTTTCCAAATTCAGCCGACTCCGGCTAACGTTCCCATCCGGCGGGGTCAGTCCGATGCGGGCATGTATTTCGTCCAGCGTTACATACCCTTCGGCCGGCTGCTGACCGTTGCCGGTGGTGCTGgcggctggtgctggtggtggtggcgtcaTCCCGTACAGCGGCGTACTGCAGCCCGAGTAGCAGCTGCGACCGGATTTCGGTGTCGAGGTGGGCGATTCGAACGGTTCCAGCTCGATCGGTGACAGTGATCGGGCCGAGGGCGACATCGAGCAGGCAGAGAATGGTGGCATTTCATCGAGCAGGCTGCCCTCCGCCACTCCACTTCCGTCGTCCGAGCCGTTGAACGGCGACAGGTACCCGTCCTCATCGGACGAGCTCGATTCGTACTCCTTCCGTACCGGTGGTCCAGCCGTCGCCagcctactgctgctgttgctgacaCTAACGGTCTTTGGTGCCGTTGTGACTTTGTGCATCGTAATTTTGGAGGCTAGGCGAAAGTCGTGGCGTGGGTAAACTATTCGTTCGATCGTTTCCTCGCGAGACGCACTTCGCACAAGGGGTAGCTTTCTGCCAAGCTCAAACAGTCGAAaggcaaacacaacaaacaggTACACCAGAATTTCCAGGTAAACGAATGCAAGGACGCGAAAGCGGTTCACATTTTCGACAACACTTTGAATCGCCGTTTGACgttttgacagcacgtgcccTCCGTCTCGCTTCGTTCGCTTGATATCTCTTTCGCTCGCGTTGCCTGTTCGCGGTTTGACAGCTCGTTGCATAGTCGAACCCCATCATCGCATCGAGCAACGCAGATTGTAGCAGTGGGTTCGACTATGTGATTACCGTCGTTCGTCGAGCTTCGTCGTTTCCCTTCCCGTTGCGTTGTTGAAAACATGAAAGcataaccatcatcatcatcagcagcagcagcagcagtagcagcatcgCCACACGAAAGCGACACCAAGTGTATACTTTTTTCTACCCGTACCTGCTGACTACATTTTCCTCCCCGTGCACCGTGCGATAGCCTTTGGGGCCAATCATTCTGGAAAGGTAAGTATCGCTCAACCTGCTGTGGCTGCCTTCGATATTCTGTCTCCCAGCACGCCCAGAGCtcacggctgctgctgcgttccGGGGCAAATCGTTCCCTCAGACTCAGCTCAGAGCGCAGCAGCCAAAGCGGACACTCGATACCCGACCGCGACACAGTCGGAAGGCTGTGTCTACTTTTCCGGGTGAAACGCTTGCAGCTGGGTAGTGCGACGCCCGCTGAAGGACCGATACACATCCGGGTATAGCAGTGCACATCCGGAAACGGGTGCTCCAAACAGCCTAAGCAGCCAATTTTAAGATATTCAGTATTGATTTTTGTCACCGTATTGATTTAAGGGCAAAGTTTACACACACTGATAATATTTCCCCCAACCCGtttgtatctctctctctctttccatgCCTTGCGTGAACAGCTTGGGTTGCTGGGATCCATTTGCCTTAAACCCTCATCAACCTATCCGGGAAACTTCCGTCCCTTTGCTCGGGACACAACAACGACGGGACGGTACTGCCTGGATCGTCGTGAAGACTGATCGCTCAGTAAGGCTGCTGCGTTTGCTGGTGGTTGTGATTTCGCAAAACAAACGACGATTGGCTCCCGTGTGCACGTGAACAAACTAATGTGGACATAGCTGGCCGCTCGATTCAGAGAAGCAACCAACGCCTAGCAGGACAGCCCAGGAGATTCCGCCGTCAGTGCCCGCTTGGACCTGCAGGAAGCAAACGCTCCACAATTGACAGATTACAAATGCCCAGAGGTAAACGTCGTCACGCCATAGACATGCGGCCCAGCGAAGAAGACCAGCAGTCGACTAAGCGACAGCGAAATAGTTATCAAAGGTAAgtcgcagcagcaaaagggaGAGGTAGCACCTTCCCGATTTCGACGTCATTTGTTGTCTACGgttggtgcgtgtgtggtaAGAGCCCCGATAATGAGCCTGACCCGTACAGGATGTTTGGGACACGTCGTGACCGCTGTGTCCAGGCGTGCATTTGATTTGTACGTTTGTTTCCCCTTTGCTCGAACGATGGGTTGCTTGGTTTCCCGTCTCACCTCCCGTCTTCTGCCAACCTCCTTCCTTCCCCCTCAAAATGACCGACCTGGTCGGTGGAGCTAAATTAGCGCTACCCTCTCGTATGCCCACGTAGTAGCAATGGCAGTATGTGCAGCGTGGCGCgtcttttttaaaaaaagatcaaCACGATATTTTTAGCACACAGgggcatgcacacacacacagggaggTCCGCAGCAAGCGAATGAGAGTTGCTTTCCTTCCTAATTTTCACTTTCCATTTGTCAGCGAAACACCGTCCCCGAAAcaagcaccagcaccaccaagcACGGTGTGGTGTGGGTTTTTCTTGCGCCCCGAGCGTGTGTAGAACAGCGAGTGAAGAACACGATAACAGTGATAAAAGTGTCTGTTGTGGTGCGGCTCGACATTATCATTCTTTCGGTCCATTTGGCCTCATTTTTCCGGCTGGCAGGGCGAAAGGGACGGGTTTTCTTCGATGTTCGATAGTAGCCGGACGAATGTTTAGCGTGTTTCTCGACTGATCTGTCAACGGAACGGAGGCGAGCTATATACGAGATGGGTGACGGAATGTACGGATCTTGCGGATATGCGGCGCCTGCTTGGGATGGGTCTATTTCACCGTTGCCATTGCTACACTGacatggtttgttttgcttttcgcttGCAGCTCACGGCGCTACAGCAAATCGGAGGACGCCTTCAATCAGAAACGATGCCTCACCTGGTTCCGGGAGTACACCACACCGGACGATCCGGACACTTTAGGTAAGATGGCGAAACACAGCTCAACCACCGTACGTGTATtatgtgcgtgtttttgtgtatgtgtgcaaatGTGTTAAGTAATCGGCAAAAAAGAGCCCGCTGAGTCGCTTCGCTAAGGACCAAGTGCACCTCCGGTGGCCGGTAAACAATGGGTCTAATTTTAGACCACTAACGGAAGGGCCATTGGCACTTACTGgctttgtttgccttttgAAGGGAAGCATGTAGCGAAaagggggttttttttctaataaacTTTTCCCATCTTTTTAGGCCCCGAAGGGATGGAAAAGTTCTGCGAAGACATTGGCGTCGAGCCGGAGAATGTGGCGATGCTTGTGCTGGCGTACAAGATGGGTGCCAAACAGATGGGCTTCTTCACGCAGAGCGAGTGGCTCAAAGGGCTAACGGATCTGCAGTGCGACACGGCCTCCAAGGTGCAGTGCAAGCTGGAGTATCTGCGAAGCATGCTCAACGACCCAAACTCGTTCAAAATCATCTACAGATATGCGTACGATTTTGCAAGGGTAAGTGTGGGTCCCCCCGTTCCCCTTACACCGCGCGAGAGGCTAATGCGCAATCATCATCTTACCATCCCCATTCTGCCCGTTTCGCTTCCACAGGATAAAGACCAGCGCAGCATGGACATCGAGACGGCGAAAGCAATGCTTCAGCTGCTACTCGGCAAGCACTGGCCACTGTATGCACAATTTGCCCAATTCCTAGAGCAGTCCAAGTACAAAGTGATCAACAAGGATCAGTGGTGTAATATTCTAGAGTTTTCCCGCACCATCTCCAACGATCTAACAAACTACGATGTCGATGGAGCTTGTGAGTATCAATCCCACGTTTGGGGGGTCCCGTAGATATCATAGCGATACTAATGCCTTTCCTTGCAGGGCCCGTCATGCTGGACGAGTTTGTGGAATGGTTAAGACAATTGAGAGCACAGTCAACGATTAGCTGAGGATTACTGCAGCGTTAGATGCCGTGAGGAGGAGTCCCGCACCCAGTTCGCACGATTGCAGTAAGAATTCGAAGACAAAatccacaacaacagcaaaaacaacatcgaGAAGGTTCATCCTGCACCAACAAAGCGACGATCCTTTTAACCCATCCTAGTAGGCGTCTGTTTTTCCCttcacaccaacacaacccAAGCAGTAGAATCTCCCACCCAAAAATGGTCTAGCAATTCCATGGGAGACagtacacacatatacacccAACACGACACAGTCCGGTACCAGGGCGATAGCGAAGCAAGGGGGGATATACAGCAGCAGTAATCGTAAATTCTTCCCGCGTCCAGAGCAAAACGATGAATATGGGTTAGAGAGTGATGTATATTTTTGAAAGGATCATTTTCTGCTTACCTATTACCCTTTTCTGTAATGTAGATATTGAGTGGATTGTGTTCAGGTCAGGACATTCTACTACGATATATATATTAATGCGCTTTGCTGTAACATACACCACTAATGCGATATAAGTTTCGTAGGTAACTTATGATTTTGTTTACCTTTGTTTAAGGGACCTTTTTAACCGTAATCTGCATCAATCGATTAGCGCAGATTAGCGTacatacattttgttttctctctcgttctctctctctatctctcttacTTTCCCTCCCGCCCTCCTCAAGTATATCGCCCACCTCAGCAGCATTTGCCTCaaaaaccgaaaccaaaaACGAAAGTGCGGGAGCAAtgatttttagttttgttttgttttttgcaaattgaTTTTGCTTGCCTGGTCGAACAGAACGCGTGAATTCAATGTTCTTTTCACAACATTGCAATACAATGAAATTAGGATCTATGCAAACCACATATACACACGAGCGCGAAACGGTAAAGGAGGAAACGAAAGCAAAGAACTGAAATgaattgtgtgagtgagtgagtgagtgttaGGAAAAGAACAATAAATGAAATTGCTAATGATAGATTAGGGGTACCCTTACCCCTCCAGTGGGGGAGGCTGGCAGTTCCAATCCAAACGAAACACAgtacacaccgacacacacacacacacatacacaaacacacttagAACTTCTTCTAATTTTGTCCGCAATCGTAGACGgaatctgtttgtttgttttttttagacaAACTCCGTAATGCACAGGATGcatgcgcaaaaaaaaacacgaacgaGTTGACCGTTCGCGCAAGTTTATATTTATAACAATTAGCTTCATACGACAGGACGACGGGAAGATGGGTCACCGggaaaaaggcacacacacagcgactaGGGCCCTAACGAACTGATATTCCGATAACGATAAAGTGGGTAGGGGGGCAAACAATTTTGGGTGATTGAAATCGATGTGGCGATGTGTGCAGTAGTGAGCAGAGTTAGTGAGCCGCCATCCATCTTACTCATGGCAGCAAACTTTGAACCCCTTCCGtaagaaacagaaacaagTAATTAACGAATGGCAGACATACAAATtaccatagaaaaaaacaaaagttcaCTTACAGCAAATAAAATAGTCGATCATCAAAATTCGGTTTAGCTTGTAGCATGGTTTTTGGCAAAGGAGCTACACAGAAAAGTCACATAGATGCAGAGGTGATAAAACTTATGGCAAAATTCATTGCTATCATTacgataaaaagaaaacaacataaaactaCGGCCGCCACTATACTCTCACCAAAATCAAACTAATCGTATGACAAAGTAACACACATTAGCAGCAGGCGGGCGCACGACAACTTGTACCGAGAAGAGGAGGTGTACCGGTGCAAAGGGCAGCAACGGTCATAATATGCGTAATAAAAGTCCAAACATAC contains:
- the LOC120898510 gene encoding MAPK/MAK/MRK overlapping kinase-like — protein: MSAFKITGYDIIHQIGSGAYSEVFLVRCRKSGKSYAAKHLIDSCSDLMCDVAYAEIQLMKSVPSHPNVMQLCDHVFENKSLTLIMHLMDINLYEYMQKRVRPFSENRVRKMLYQIVLGLEHLHQNGIFHRDVKPENILVKFSSGIIGKRETLQLADFGTAATIAQRPPYAIYIATRWYRAPECMLSMGYYGPKMDVWAVGCCFYEMLTLKPLFQGENEIEMLDCIHELLGSPSPTVLERFRPWNVKNLKFAKRQATELRWHLPLMNVFGMDLMKKMLAYCPDQRLSSKNVANHTYFEELIRHKKLSKFSLSHQSLYNEVNVHEMKSCAGQLRNNTKHLMPDSSVTSVQSFKTNNTFHFLSPEEQTKINKQRERFWNMNPKSIEHKLWCNEPLYRREK
- the LOC120898517 gene encoding uncharacterized protein LOC120898517, which produces MQRAVKPRTGNASERDIKRTKRDGGHVLSKRQTAIQSVVENVNRFRVLAFVYLEILVYLFVVFAFRLFELGRKLPLVRSASREETIERIVYPRHDFRLASKITMHKVTTAPKTVSVSNSSSRLATAGPPVRKEYESSSSDEDGYLSPFNGSDDGSGVAEGSLLDEMPPFSACSMSPSARSLSPIELEPFESPTSTPKSGRSCYSGCSTPLYGMTPPPPAPAASTTGNGQQPAEGYVTLDEIHARIGLTPPDGNVSRSRLNLETIFEGVFLETPPKKEFQSKGNLFRRSIRNRALLFEKVEKL
- the LOC120898535 gene encoding DCN1-like protein 4 isoform X1 — its product is MPRGKRRHAIDMRPSEEDQQSTKRQRNSYQSSRRYSKSEDAFNQKRCLTWFREYTTPDDPDTLGPEGMEKFCEDIGVEPENVAMLVLAYKMGAKQMGFFTQSEWLKGLTDLQCDTASKVQCKLEYLRSMLNDPNSFKIIYRYAYDFARDKDQRSMDIETAKAMLQLLLGKHWPLYAQFAQFLEQSKYKVINKDQWCNILEFSRTISNDLTNYDVDGAWPVMLDEFVEWLRQLRAQSTIS
- the LOC120898535 gene encoding DCN1-like protein 4 isoform X2 is translated as MGDGISRRYSKSEDAFNQKRCLTWFREYTTPDDPDTLGPEGMEKFCEDIGVEPENVAMLVLAYKMGAKQMGFFTQSEWLKGLTDLQCDTASKVQCKLEYLRSMLNDPNSFKIIYRYAYDFARDKDQRSMDIETAKAMLQLLLGKHWPLYAQFAQFLEQSKYKVINKDQWCNILEFSRTISNDLTNYDVDGAWPVMLDEFVEWLRQLRAQSTIS